CATACTAAGCAAGAAACCGTTTTGAGTGATGTCAGGAAGACGGTGAATAATCTTTTTGAAAGGATTGAAGCAAAAAACACCGTTTGCGCCATTCGACATAAGCAGCCATCCATCCTTGGAGAAAAGGATTGTTCTGTGTAATGACTCTGGAATTGCATTTGTCATAAAATATGTTTCGGTCCTCTTCACGTCGATGAGGTTGATAGTTCCACTTGTAAAAAAAACATGAAGCATGGATAAAACATTTGACTGTTTTGTAAACCGATGCCATTGGTTGTCCAGTGGAGTGGAGGAGTCATCGACCGAAAATTCTTGCAAACTCGACGAAAGcatatataatcaaataaaaaaaggcgTTCCCAAACAAGTGTTAGTATGTCCAAAGGCAGATTGGCTATCAAATTCTCTCGTTCTTCTTCTTTTGCTCTCTGCTCGACGACTACAGTTTCTTTTGCAAAATCTTTTTTAAGCTCCTCTTGTTCATCTTTAATACGATTGGGAAGTGCATTGCGTCCCTTAGCCAATCTGAAATCTTCCGGCATCATCCACAAATGTTCAGATCGCTGCTATGTTACATCATCACAATCCACACAAATTGTTATACGTTGTTTTTCCAAGTTATAGCAGAATACCTTATTATGATTCATCAAGTAAATGCAACCGGCTTCGATTCCTTTCTGATCATCAGTTACTGAACAGGACATCGAATAGTTGTAGCACCAAAACAAAGCTCTATCCTCCAAACTTTCCACCTTCACCCACTCCATTCCAGAGAAATCCAACTTAAAAACGTTTACGGATTCAATCTCTTTCCAGCTTTTTccacgaaaataaaaaaatacgtaCAGAAGTTGGTCACCTGATTCCACCACGAAATTTATATAATGTAATACATACCCACTAGCTGGTAGATTTAGTTCTAAATTTTTCAGAGACAGCCCATTTATATCGCGTATCTCTATCATGAACATCTGTTCGAACACAAAAGTTGCAGCATACAATATCCCGTTGCACAtagaaatattttcaaaaccatCATCTTCATTTTCAGGTTCGACCATAAACTCGTGTGTTGTCCATCATCTTAAGGTCCACAGGACACCAtgcgtttttttttataatcaagAAGAATTAACTTGCTTTTAGGATCAGTTGGCGATAGAGTTAGAAAGGCCTTACGTAAATTTAAATCTTTTTGAAGGAAAGGTAAGTTGATGGTTTCAAGAGATACTGGATTCCACAAAATATACTGATGCTCATTATTTTTCAAGATTGACCAGCCGTAAAAACTTCCCTTGATGGACTTACCCTGCAATTCTTTGATATTTCGATGGTGATTTGTGTTGGTTTCTAAGTTGTAAAAGATTTGGTTTTCAGAATTTTCATCATGGATCAGAACGAGCCAAGGAGCTGCTGCTGGCGAAAGACACGgaattcttaaattattttcttcCGTTGTATCACAAACTTGCTTGTTCTTGCAGGTGAGTAGCATGTTGTGATAGAGAAAAAGAATTTAAAGGACAGGAATTTGtacaacttttttttatgaaatagcAGCTTGTCGGCTTGCTTAATGATGTATGTTTATATACTGTTGAAAAGAAAACCTAATCAATCTAAAGGAATTTACCATTTTTGTTAAATGCCTTTAGTTTATTAAGGAAGAATACAATTGTTCTATTTTAGTATGAATATTAAATCAGCTTCTTTTGAATTttaaagtatattttattttctaagaGATTTTcgtatttaatattttggaaGGTATGAATATTAATGAATTGCCATTTCATGAGATCTGTATGAATCAAAAGAATTTTGCCATATTTTTGGAAATAAGTTATTTCTTActatatttttgtaaactttcttttttgttaaatgccatattttttgaaataggTTATTTCTTAACACGATTGCtctattttatacttttttaatattaatattaaatcagtttattttggatttttaagcatacatatatataacttctattttttagagatttcaacACTTGTATTTTTGGAAGGTATGAATGTTAATGACTTGCCGTTTTAGGAGATTTATGTAATCAGCCATCATTTCTAAATCTGATTGATTGTTATTACAATGAAGCTAATGAATCAATTGTTAAAATTCGTAATGCGGTTAGGTATGTGAGGTCATCTCCTTCTAGATTGCAATGGACGAAGTAGAAAAATATGCGGATATAGAGAAGAGAAATTTAtgaatttacctaaaataaagaaatattaGTAAATTCTACCTCAACACGgaaactttaataaaaataccTCACGTTTTCCTTACCTTGATGTTCTTACTCTTCCGTGtataaaagattataattttactcCATATGTATGTATAACTCATACCTCTCTTTTTTTTCACTCTTTTCCTTCCCACGTGCTTCTGCTCTCTACCACTCCACGTTCTTTCTGCACCTTTAGACCCACACACCTGCACCCAAAAAGACTACCacaatgattaattaaaattgctcatttatttatttttattgtcaacaaaattaaataaatagttatttggattttcctttttatttttttgttagatACCGTAAAAAAACAAGATACGTAAAAATTTATTCTCCCTGctatctataaattttaaaaaataaaaattaatactaaaattaaataagacaataacagaataataaaaaaaaatatgacctGAATGCCAATAATTTGAAAGTTGAGaggataattaatattttttttctattgacATTGTCAATTATGTtacataatttattataattttattatgatattgttgataacatatataaaattattttatgttatttatacagaattaaataacaatttcataataatattataatattatcataatctcatcataattttatcataatattatcttaACCAAacataatgtttttattatttttgcataaatcattttacataatttatgctaaattacataaaattttcataataatatcacaaatttattataatattatcttaattttatcttaatctttttattgaatttatgcAGAATTAAATAGTATTTTAATAACACTGTCATACTATTTTCGTAgtctaattataatattattataggcatatcatagtattatcataattttatcatgatattattataattttatcatgcataattattttataacatcatcactatattatcataatcttattagCATAATattcataacattatcataatcttatcacaacattatcataattttattgtttaaatatactttacgtactttatcataatattataatagtcttatcataatattatcatagtctAATTGTAATATTATCATAGACATATCATAGTCTTATCATAGTGTTATCATAGTATTATCATAGTCTTATCATAGTCTTATCAtgacattatcataattttatcatgcaAAATTACTTTATAAcattatcactatattatcataattttaacattaacataatattcatatgattatcataatcTTAACATTAGCATAATATTCATAcgattatcataatcttatcataatattatcataattttattgtttaaatatactttacgtactttatcataatattatggtagtcttatcataatattgtgGTAAtactatcataatattattataatctagttgtaattttatcataggcatatcataatcttatcatggTATTATCATAggtttatcataatattatcatgacattatcataattttatcatgaaaaattattttataacattatcactatattatcataattttaacattagcataatattcataatattatcataatcttatcacaacattattataatcttattatgcaaaaatattttacgtaCTTCATCATAATGTTATGGtagtcttatcataatattatggTAATATTATCATTAATCTTAACATGTAtaagttattttacgtaatTTGTGAAGAATTAGATAAcgttattataatattatcataactttattataatCTAATCATGATTTTTGTAATAACATCATCATAATTTttgcataaattattttacgcaagcagaattgacatttttataacaatatcacaatattatcataacaatatcacaatattatcataaacattatcataatattatcatagttttatcataatattatcatagatttatcataatattattatgataatcttttcataatttttacataacctttctcataattttttgaataaattattttatgtaatttattatGAATTAGATAACATTTTCATCAttgttttcataaaattttatataagtcacaattacaataataataaaaagtaattatatttCTGATACAACAATTTTATTATGGATTATATAATTCAAGTGGATGATTTAGTTGTGCCCAGTTCAAATATTCACATATAGCTTGCATTAAAAAAAGATGTAATAAGATGAAAAGCACATATTGTTACAGCATCAAAAGAATGCACAGAACTAACAACCAAAACTTAAGTAAAGAAAATAGAACCATAAATCATATTGTCATCAATTAATTTTGCAGCTGTAGCTGAAGCTCTTTGTCCCGCAATTACTCAATCTTTCTTGATATGGATCAATTTTCTGGATTGCAACTCTATTCTTGAATATAGATCCTTAACAAATAAGAATTCACAATAGAACATACTCATTCATCAAAGCCATTTATGAAACTAAAAAAACGAATCGATTTTAAGAACATTAAAACCTTATCATTCAATTCAATCGAAAAACTATGGTATGATTAATGGTTTAAGACCAAGAtcagaataaaaaattaaatggtcGAAACTCGAAAACAAGTAAGGAGAAAAATCCATCAATAGAGGAAGAATACAAAATGGAATCGGAGAGAGCAGGAGTACCAGTGGCGGTGCGGACGTAGTCATCGGAGAGAAACGAGGCGTTTAACGAATCGCTCAAAAAAATGGTTTTGTTTGCAAAGAAAACTGAGGTTTGTCCTTGACGAAAGCTTCGAGAGCAATACCAGGGTGAACGACATAGGCAAAAAGGACTCTTCCCTACCAGCCGTCGCCGTTGAAGAGCGCCTTTACGGAAAGGAAAAACAAAACCATTTTGCGATTGCCGATCTGAAGTTATTACCTGTCCACCGACGTTTGCGATTGCAGTCACGCACGGTGACAACTGATATGGAAGGGAAAGATAATGGCGGTGTTCACTGTTGAGGAAGAACTTAATTCTGGTCtaattataaaagtaattaTGTTAGATTAAAGGAGtatagttataattaaaataaattttagagtaaaaatataaaaataaaaaatcagagaGTATTTTGTTTAGCTTTTTCAGCGTGAGGTatgttttacaaatattttagaatttgGAGTATTTTACCTAATTTTCTCTATAGAGAATGGTAATTTATCTATTCTTACATGTTAATTAtctttaatttgttaatttgttataaCCTCGTAATTATTTCTGTTTTTCAGagcttgaaaaagaaaattcacCTATAGTGGTTATGGATTCAACTCCAGTAACTTTATAGTTTGTTTCTGCCGGTTGCTGCTTTAATGTTTCAGCTGCTGTTTTTGCTACCGGTTTTGATTTCTGCTGCTGTTTTGCGTCCATTTGGTTTTTGTTGCTGTATTGCGTCCGTTTTAATTTCCGATGCTGTTTTGCATCCGTGTTAGTATCCGCTGCTGTTTTGCATCCGTGTTAGTATCCGCTGCTGTTTTGCATCCATGTTGGTTTCTGCTGCTGTTTAGCTTTCATACTCTGTTGTTACTTTTGAACCTGTTTTCTGCCATTGCGCTGTTGTTGTCTGGTGTCTTTCGCTACACCGCTGCTGGCCCAATTGTTCTGCTGCTGCTGTTTAGTATGGCTGCTGCTGTTTATGTGAACTTACTAAAGATGAATGAATGATGGCTGCTGCTGTTTTTACATGGCTGctgcaaattttaattttttgcaccatttcaaattttttatgttttgtaatACATTTGAATTTTGTCCTTATTTTTAGCAGCTCTATATGAATTATGGAATGATAATTTGAGCAGGTTTATATGAATTATGAAAGCAGTatattgatttataattttggcaggtttttaaatttcagttttattttgtttaataagtattttatatgtaatttgtAATTCACAGGTTTGTTAAGATaaggttttaaaataatttgtccTTATTCGTCCATTTAcaggttttaaaataatttgaattatataacagattttaataattcacaggttttaaaataatttaaatttgtataacAGGTTGTAAGAAttcatagattttaaaattcacaGGTTATGTACAAAACAGCAGTGTCCTAAAGAATGAGAGAACCCAaagaaaattaaactaataaccCAAATAACCCATGTTTATTTAGAATGACTACAATAGCATAACCCAAGTTAATTGGGTTGTAACCCATGTAATATATCTGAATTCAGTTCGGGCTGGTTTAAGCTTATAACCCACCCAAACTGAATTTGAACACCCCTAGAAGCAAGGGTAAATTAAGAGTGTTTTtttatcagtgttttaaaaatcgaaccgtGGCCTAGCCGATGTGACCACCAGATATCGGTTTGATCGTTTTGACCGCTGGTTGAACCGATTAAGctgaattatatataaaaaataactttaatttatatttgtctAAAATCAGAtcaaaatagaattaaaaattattgtgttccattattaaattagtaaaattttatttagatatgCTACTTAATTTTTTGACTTACTATTTCAAAATCCTAATATATTGGTATTTcttaaataaaattgtaaacatATGACTCTAACAAATATGGAAATACACAACCTATATAATTCAGATATTAAAAATGTATCCTTTTAAactcaattaataattaatattattttttatgatttaattattagaaaaattattgcacacaaccgttgcgtcatgtcattcgtgcaacaaaccaattatgcgttagccatgtggaaaattgaatgataaaaaaaataagtaataattaaaatattccctatcgcaaatgttcattggcttgatgtaaaaatgacgtggcgcaacggttgcatgggataaacactctaattattaatactaaaaattatttttatttttatttattaaattactaaaataaaaattaccatGTTTTTTCAACGAATCTAttattgtgttttaaaagtattttttattttaattggctAAATTAATATATGACTAACCAACGGGGagttggttcaagtggtaagcggcacTTGTGATaaaagttgagggggtgaattgaatttttttagatgATGTGATTTGTGATGAggactataaaaaaaatatggctGTCACTTGTGATAAAAATGGCCGAAAATAGGATAGTGACTTTCCTGTGatacaaaattgaaagtttgatgagcattttgtagcgttttttaattcagtgaccattttgatATTGGATAAGTTAAGTTTACCCCTAGTTGTGCAAACGTTTTGAGTTAGGTCTTTGATTCTTGAGAATTTTTATTGGACTTGGAAATGGCACTATTTGTTATCACAATTCACAAGCAAACACATGATTGCAATACAATGAAAACATGTCTAGGTAAGTTTAAGTGACCTGAGTTTTTTTGTAATATCTAAATGTGTATATTTACACTCATTTAAACTTATCATTTTTATCGGTGCTATTCGTTTCTTTCTTTGATAAGGAtatacaataattattttttctctgTCTTTTTAGCTAAATTGTGCTGCTATGATGTTTCTATGCTTTTCTACATGATTTAATGGTAGAAAAAACTTAAACATTTAcgatttgttataattttatctaaaccttttaatttttataataatatttaaattgcatttttttattgcaataatattcaaattgtattttttgttgcaatgataaccaaattgatggctaaacttgttgttttcaattaagatattagattattattattttttgatgtataataatatagtaaaagtcacAAAAAGGGCAAAATCTCAAAAaacaattcacataaaaagtgcaatgtgactattattgcaacaaaataatacaatttggatattattgtaaaaattaaaaagtttggataaaATTCGCAGCAAGTTATAAAAGTTTGGGTCTTTTTTGCCATTTAGCCTTCGCTATGCTAATTTATATATGTTCGTAGTATTTTGTGGAGATAATGACCCTTTTACTCATACCAGGCCCCTGCTGATGCCCTGTACCTTCATTATATGAAGCTGGAAGAAGACTGTGGTTCGGCAAAGCAAGCTATATATGCAGGTCTATGATCAATCAACTAAAGGCTAAAGCTGTCCCTAGGGCCGGCCTTAAACGAGATGAGGCCCTAggcgatttttttaaaaatatttataaaaatatatatttttatcaaagtatttataagaaaagtttgttttattttttcataaaattacattcatttttcactttttatttttataaaatatatttttagtagaccgttgataaatttttgaaaaatacatttgcaaaaaaagatttataaaaagttaaaataatgtATATAGATTAGGCCCTAGacgataaaaaatataaattaaatataattttagatGGTATTAATCGGAAACTACATACGTATTACTAAGcagtctatttaattttttgaattaaatttacaaTACCAATTATTAAAATGCccgatatatacatatattaaaagatttatttttaaaagatctAAAATAAATATGGGGCTCTTTACAATTTAGagctttaattattaaaatgtctaactaatctttaaaataaaaaaaaattaatacatatcactaaaaactttaataaaacacattttaaaaaaatataatatatatattttgtaattttttttaaaggaccCCATATTATatagggacgatgacaaaaatacctaaaattttaaaaatatttataaaagtacctgtaaactttttttatttacaaaaatacgactgatttaaaattaattacaaaagtatcaaaaaataaaaattaattacaaaagtacgatttgtataatgtcgatataattatggtataattttgtaatattaaaactataaatcagataatttaaaaataatatttggtttattattggtataatttcagtatatttttggtatattgattataaatttttatatatattttctaattgataacatgtatttttttttatgtgtatttttcactatagttggtaatgaactagaaaatttgtatactcttggtatactgatggtataattttggtatattattaatttaattttcagtatacgatttgatgtaattttggtaaatttttatttaatattaataaaatctcagtatgtataatgttggtataattttggtacaatgttgatataatgttagtttattagtatactaacattatacccacagtatacaccgtatgtttgatattattttttatttttttttacttttgtaaatattattaatatttttgtaaatgaaaaaagtcaacatatatttttgtaattattttcattttttttggtaaatggtgtaatttcctctattATATAGAGCCCTTCAAAAGTGGAGGCCCTAGGCATAGCCCTTAGTGGCCTATGCCTAAGGCCGGGCCTGGCTGTCCCTACTCCCTAATAATGAAAAGTTGGGAATGTATGAAATCTACATTGCATGTGCTGCTGAGATATTTGGTGTCCCCAAGACAAGAGAAATTTACGAGCAAGCCATTGAGGCTCGGCTTCCCGACGAACATGTGAAAACAATGTGTTTGAAGTATCAAGTATGCCAAGTTGGAAAAGAATTTGTGAGAAATTGATCGTGGGTGTGCCATATATATATTTCTCCCGAATTCCTTTCCAACTTGGCACGATCTGATGCCGATTTATGGAACGAGGGGTATGAATACACTTTCggagaaatgtttagattaaacAGAGTGATCTTCCAAGCTATAGTCAGGTATGTTTTTTAGTATCCATTCTTATCATTAGTGTGAATTTTATGTGCTCTTGTCAAATATCAAATCGTTATCTTTGTTTTTGCATCTTATACCGAATTTGACTGATTTAGTTAGTTAACCTTTTATTCTCATTTCTGTCACCGCATACGCACTTTATCCTGCCGGAGTATTTGATGCAGAAGGATCAAAGGCTAAACATCGATGAGGTCAAAGACAAGTTGAAACAAGCTGAGCTCCATGAAGAGGAAATGGCTGCTCTAGAAAGGCAATTAACCGCCTTATTGGCCAACAATACCAGACTGCGAAAGATAGTGGCTGGAAAGTCGGGTTCGTAAGTGCTGGGGTACAATCCCAGACTGATGATGGAGTGGTGAAGTTTATCGCAAACTGTGAGGACATCGAGCTATCAGAAGAAATCGACTCCGAACATGATGAAATAGTTGAAATTGATACTTTCAATTGTGAGATAGTTTTATGTTATGAATTGCCACAGTTTTGTAGGCATAAAGTTGTCATTGATACTTAATTGgaccttaatttaatttgtaagtCATGATTtctaaaatttgttattttttttagttacatcaaatattaaaattcacataccattaaatataatatgttctgagagtatttttttcataatagaTTTCTCATTTCATATCTTATTTTGTGCTTTCTTTTTTCAGATTTGGAATTCTTTTCATCTATCCTTGCAATGCAATTgactttaaaatattatatatcaaTGGAAGTACCTAACTACCATTATCTTTAAATACCTAACTACCATTAAACATTAAACAATCACTAGACCAACTTTGTTATTTTTCCTCAAATGTTCCtatgcaaaaatttaaaataactttatgcTTAATCAGTTGATCAATTTCCTTAAATCCATCCATAACTACTTGCCATTCGTCCTATTCTTTTGTACAAACAAGATTCCAAacctttttttaacaaataaaacatattttaatttggtGAATATTGACAAACAAATTGAAATGCTTCACATAAATTACAATTCTTTCCCTCAACTAATCAACAAATAGTAACTTGTCAGATCAAATATAATGAAGGTGTGACGCGCTAATTTGAACTTTATAAAAGAATTAGATTGAAAATCTATATCGTGGCATTTTTGTAATTCTGTCCAAGTTTGACGTGTGCAAATTATGCGCTTTTTGGGCTTAATTTGATGGAATTAACAAATGATAGCCTATTATTGactctttttaaattaaattatagtcAAAAATCGCATAATTGGCACACGTCAAATTTAAACAGAATTACGAAAATGCCACTATCCGGATTTTCCGTCCAACTTTTCTTAAAATCCCATCTTTTCACACAATCTGCCTCGAGAATTACTGAATCTGATCTTGAACTCATCCCCATGTCAATGCCTTGCTGGGAAATTCTTGCTAGACCacataaaaatgttaaatggaAAACAATTCACAATCCagaaaccaaattaaaattttaaaaatggattCTCTACAAAAttgatgaacaaaaaaaaactatacaaATGTTTGTGTATGACtatgtatgtat
This region of Mercurialis annua linkage group LG1-X, ddMerAnnu1.2, whole genome shotgun sequence genomic DNA includes:
- the LOC126665253 gene encoding uncharacterized protein LOC126665253, producing MPEDFRLAKGRNALPNRIKDEQEELKKDFAKETVVVEQRAKEEERENLIANLPLDILTLVWERLFLFDYICFRRVCKNFRSMTPPLHWTTNGIESLHRTILFSKDGWLLMSNGANGVFCFNPFKKIIHRLPDITQNGFLLSMGFSHPPTSSKCSFIGIADRMEQGHPIYHFRMEEKNWNHYRIVIDKDFIPGNNPPVFQDDFFYFLDKRGRLATCRIKEDRCLWEVLTEPHSPYLNSENNYLLECDNEIFSVFVGRSGRNVLVF